One window of Manihot esculenta cultivar AM560-2 chromosome 17, M.esculenta_v8, whole genome shotgun sequence genomic DNA carries:
- the LOC122722256 gene encoding uncharacterized protein LOC122722256: MDAKFSTLIIGSLFGSLPMNGLLDIDIPCCGPSSSDVKMDQIKPPKNLILSRESMDAALDALLAGQSVKEATQRVAEAISSRSVTRPPPPPASSQAPRPSSRRSKSSRPSIRSRSSSAHQSSQAPQPRRSSSERTEEAPRVISEVAEETGLMRTDPILPPVDASAVGLEVSITEEEAPGKRKEVILVDEDVEEAPTGDAPAPDEVGSGLASNGGVTEKAGDKQDITHQSPASVVAEIIKERMFGGATEASDPHLLALTGLLASSTREQAAFRSRPRGELGDTIREMLLMVDARDHSLQESVDRRVEEARLEENLSTTSDARGNLAAAHEHAKSLEAELSHARRVLKESDERAVAAEVRCEEVLKHLSSAMDALHERDEAVSQKEEVQRQHEQLKVKFDAVLAQKSEAVARVVVLKQELSKQANSVKGLTLAAEESKLQNQQLCQQVKALEMRCLALLEEVKLAEDRVQLEVEKCLKEYKESPELKKEIQQACEAHLQDYRSSSEFKAKIAEVCEKRLAKFKGSDEMKIAVWNKGFRMFVSGYNRGLRTARYAPSTPLAELRAAEEDSDGEEVLYGEDDRPLPKGAPRTAAGPSEAGAELGDGDAGSRGLEVVPFVGIGGSEPEGVGPPIDSNVDNVNVDSTEGNVDVHTPRHVSPLRTVFPSVEQTVK, translated from the exons CTTCCGACGTGAAAATGGACCAGATCAAGCCTCCGAAGAACCTTATACTGTCCCGGGAGAGCATGGACGCTGCTCTGGATGCTCTCTTAGCTGGGCAATCTGTGAAGGAGGCTACTCAAAGAGTAGCCGAGGCTATTTCTTCCAGGTCGGTTACTCGacctcctcctcccccagcaTCTTCTCAGGCTCCTAGACCGAGTTCCCGACGTAGCAAGTCGTCTCGGCCCTCTATCCGCAGCAGATCGAGCTCGGCTCACCAGTCTTCTCAAGCCCCCCAGCCTCGACGCTCTTCTAGTGAGAGGACGGAAGAGGCTCCAAGAGTTATTTCTGAAGTGGCTGAGGAAACCGGGCTGATGAGGACGGACCCTATCCTTCCTCCTGTGGATGCTTCTGCTGTGGGACTTGAGGTCTCCATTACTGAAGAGGAAGCtccaggaaaaagaaaagaggttATTCTTGTAGACGAAGATGTTGAGGAGGCCCCTACCGGAGATGCCCCTGCTCCTGATGAGGTTGGATCTGGCCTTGCCAGTAATGGAGGTGTCACAGAGAAGGCTGGGGACAAGC AGGACATCACCCACCAGTCTCCCGCAAGTGTTGTCGCTGAAATTATCAAGGAGCGAATGTTTGGTGGCGCCACAGAGGCTTCAGACCCACActtgcttgctctcactggtcTTCTAGCTAGTTCTACCAGGGAGCAGGCAGCGTTCCGTTCTCGACCTCGGGGGGAGCTGGGAGATacgatcagggagatgctcctgatg gtggacGCTCGTGACCACTCTCTCCAGGAGTCTGTGGATCGCCGGGTTGAGGAGGCCCGTTTAGAGGAAAATCTGTCTACCACCAGTGATGCCCGGGGTAATCTGGCCGCAGCCCATGAGCATGCCAAGTCCCTAGAGGCAGAGTTATCTCACGCCCGGAGGGTTCTTAAAGAGTCTGACGAGAGGGCAGTTGCAGCAGAGGTCCGTTGTGAGGAAGTTCTAAAGCATCTGTCCTCCGCAATGGATGCTCTGCATGAGAGGGACGAGGCCGTGAGCCAGAAGGAGGAGGTCCAGCGCCAGCATGAGCAGCTGAAGGTAAAATTCGATGCCGTGCTGGCTCAAAAGAGTGAAGCCGTAGCTCGGGTTGTGGTCTTgaagcaggagctgagcaagcAAGCTAATAGTGTTAAGGGCTTGACTTTGGCGGCAGAGGAGTCCAAACTTCAGAATCAGCAACTCTGCCAACAAGTCAAAGCCCTAGAGATGAGGTGCTTAGCTCTGCTTGAAGAGGTCAAATTGGCTGAGGACAGGGTCCAGCTGGAGGTCGAGAAGTGTCTAAAGGAGTATAAGGAGTCCCCCGAGCTGAAGAAGGAGAtccagcaggcctgtgaagctcacctcCAGGATTATAGAAGTTCTTCTGAATTTAAAGCCAAGATAGCTGAGGTCTGTGAGAAGCGACTTGCGAAATTCAAAGGCTCTGATGAAATGAAAATTGCCGTATGGAATAAGGGCTTCCGCATGTTCGTCTCTGGGTACAATCGGGGCCTAAGGACAGCCAGATACGCCCCCTCTACTCCGTTGGCTGAACTCCGAGCTGCCGAGGAagactctgatggcgaggaggtgctTTATGGGGAGGATGATAGACCTTTGCCCAAAGGAGCTCCTCGTACTGCAGCTGGGCCTTCTGAGGCAGGCGCCGAGCTGGGAGATGGAGATGCTGGGTCTCGGGGGCTAGAGGTCGTGCCTTTTGTGGGCATTGGGGGGTCTGAGCCAGAAGGTGTTGGGCCTCCCATAGACAGTAATGTAGATAATGTAAATGTAGATAGTACAGAAGGTAATGTAGATGTTCATACCCCTagacatgtaagtcctttaaggactgttTTTCCTTCAGTAGAGCAGACTGTAAAGTAG
- the LOC110604532 gene encoding homeobox-leucine zipper protein HAT5, whose product MESGRLFFNPSGCSGNMLFLGNLDPVFRGPRSSMLNLEDTSRKRPFFMSSPEDLFDEEYYEEQLPEKKRRLTQEQVDLLEKSFEAENKLEPDRKTQLAKKLGLQPRQVAVWFQNRRARWKTKQLERDYDLLKASYDSLLSDYDAAVKQNERLKSEVVSLTEKLEAKDMTGEPQQKSDSLTADIASGFSPQMGVKAEDHLSSGSTRSAVVDEGSPQLLDSEDSFFENNNCGECIIGGPVDFLQSEEDDGGSDDGRSYFSDVFVTAGEQQEDEQPLEWWVWS is encoded by the exons ATGGAGTCTGGACGGCTTTTCTTTAATCCCTCTGGTTGCAGCGGGAACATGTTATTCCTTGGGAATCTCGATCCTGTTTTCCGAG GTCCAAGATCATCAATGTTGAACCTGGAAGATACCTCCAGGAAGAGACCATTTTTCATGAGCTCGCCGGAGGACTTGTTCGACGAAGAATATTATGAAGAACAGTTGCCGGAGAAGAAGCGCCGCCTCACTCAGGAGCAG GTGGATCTGCTGGAGAAGAGTTTTGAGGCAGAGAACAAGCTGGAGCCTGATCGAAAGACTCAGCTGGCCAAGAAGCTGGGATTACAGCCCAGGCAAGTGGCTGTGTGGTTCCAGAACCGCAGGGCTCGATGGAAGACCAAGCAACTTGAGAGAGACTATGATCTTCTCAAAGCTTCTTATGATTCCCTTCTCTCTGATTACGATGCTGCTGTTAAGCAAAATGAAAGGCTTAAATCTGAG GTCGTTTCTTTGACTGAGAAGCTGGAAGCCAAAGACATGACCGGAGAACCGCAGCAAAAATCCGACTCCCTTACGGCAGATATAGCCAGCGGATTTAGCCCTCAAATGGGTGTGAAGGCTGAGGACCACCTGAGTTCAGGAAGCACTAGAAGTGCAGTGGTGGATGAAGGCAGTCCACAGCTTTTGGACAGTGAGGATTCATTCTTTGAGAATAATAACTGTGGAGAATGTATAATCGGAGGCCCTGTTGATTTTCTGCAATCAGAAGAGGATGATGGAGGGAGCGATGACGGCCGAAGCTACTTCTCCGATGTGTTTGTGACGGCCGGAGAGCAGCAGGAGGATGAACAGCCCTTGGAATGGTGGGTGTGGTCATAA